One window from the genome of Deinococcus seoulensis encodes:
- a CDS encoding helix-turn-helix domain-containing protein: protein MVTRSMVAMPEPSAPLSLRHRLAQNLRRLRLERQWSQEDLAERSGLHHNQISMIERARSSVGIDIVEKLMAALGVRASDLLD, encoded by the coding sequence GTGGTCACACGGAGCATGGTCGCCATGCCTGAACCGAGCGCGCCGCTGTCCCTGCGTCACCGACTGGCGCAGAACCTGCGCCGACTGCGTCTGGAACGCCAGTGGTCGCAAGAAGACCTCGCGGAGCGTTCCGGGCTGCACCACAACCAGATCAGCATGATCGAACGCGCCCGCAGCAGCGTGGGCATCGACATCGTCGAGAAACTCATGGCGGCGCTCGGTGTGCGCGCCAGCGACCTGCTCGACTGA